The genomic DNA GGTGGCGCGGTCCGGCAGCGACAGGCTCTTGAGACCGTTGCCGTAGAACTCGACGAACTTGCCCACCACGCCCTTCTTGCGGAGCATCTGCGTGACGGTGAGCACCAGGTCCGTCGCGGTGGCGCCCGCCGGCAGCTTGCCGGACAGCTTGAAGCCCACCACCTGCGGAATCAGCATGGTGATGGGCTGGCCGAGCAGCGCCGCCTCGGCCTCGATGCCGCCCACGCCCCAGCCCACCACGCCCAGGCCGTTGATCATGGTGGTGTGGCTGTCGGTGCCCACCAGCGTGTCGGGGCACACCACGTTGCCCTGACGGAAGGCCACCTGGGCCAGGTACTCCAGGTTCACCTGGTGGCAGATGCCCACGTCGGGCGGCACCACGCGGAAGTTCTTGAACGCGTTCTGACCCCAACGCAGGAACGCGTAGCGCTCCTTGTTGCGGTCGAACTCGAGCTCGGCGTTGGCGCGGAACGCGTCCGAGGTGCCGAACACGTCCACCTGGAACGAGTGGTCGATGACCAGGTCGGCCGGGTTGCGCGGGTTGATCTTCGCGGGGTCGCCACCCATGGCGGCGAGCGCCTCGCGCATGGCGGCCAGGTCCACCACCGCGGGCACGCCGGTGAAGTCCTGCAGCAGCACGCGGGCCGGGTGGAAGGAGATTTCAGTGTCCGGGTCCGCCTTGGGGTTCCAGGCGAGCATCTTCTCGACGTGCTCGCGCTTCACCACGCGGCCATCCTCGTGGCGCAGCAGGTTCTCGAGCAGGATCTTCAGCGAGAAGGGCAGGCGCGCGACCGAGGCGTGGTCCTTGCCCACCTTGGCGAGGCTGTAGAAGTCGTACGTGGCCGAGCCCACCTTCAACTGGCTCTTGCTCTTGAAACTGTCCGTCATTGTGAGTGCCGTCCTTCCTTACCGTCCGCTGGGATCGTGCGTCTTCTAGGCCCGTCGAAAGCGGCTTGCAAAGGGTTCCTGCGGGGGATTCCAGAGGCGGACGGTTGGGGGGCTTTCACCGCCCGTCCGGGTCACCCGGCACACCCATGGCTACAGGCCCGGGTCGCCCTCGGGCAGGGAGCGCTCCGCGAGCACCCGGGCGGTCCGCCGCAGGCGCTCGGCGCCGATCCGCATCAGCGCATCCCGCATGCCCGGCTGGCTGAAGATGTGCCGCTCGCACGCCGAACGATCGAGCCGCAGCAGCAGGCACTGGACGTCCGCCCGCACCATGGCCGTCACCGGCTTGTCCAGCAGCAGGGAGATCTCCCCGAGCACGTCGCCCTCGCGCAGCACCGGGTAGGGCGTCTCGTGGCCGTCCGGGTGCACATGGTAGGGGGTGCAACGGCCACGCAGCAGCAGGTAGACGGCGTCTCCGGTGGCTCCGGCGGTGAGCAGCGTCGTGCCCGCCTCCACCCGCTGGAGCCGGAACTCGCGCGCCACCACCCGCTGCTGCTCGTACGGTAGCAGCGAGAACATCGGGTGGGTGCGCAGCAGGTTGTCCACCGCGCGCCTCCGGCAGAAGGCCTCCACCACCCGTATCAGCAGCGGATGCCGGCCGGCGACCTCCACCAGCCGCTCCCTCGTCAGCTCCAGCAGCACGGAGGGCACCGCCGCCACCAGCCCCGCCGACCGTGGCCCCTCGACCAGCAGCGTCAGCTCCCCGAAGGCCCCGCCCTCCACCACCGAGGGCCCCGCCTGCCGCGAGCCGTCCTCCAGCGTCCGCACGATGTCCGCGCGCCCCTCCGCCATGAAGACCATCGACGCGCCCGGCTCGCCCTCGCGCACCACCGTCTGGCCGGCCGCGAACGTGCGCACCTCCACCGCGTCGAGCAGCGCCACGAACGCGTCGCGGTCCAGCATCGAGAAGATGGGCACCGACAACGCCGGGTTCTCCCGCTCCAGCAGGGACTCCAGCTCGGCGGAGGACAGCGGCCCCGTGCCCTCGTTGGACGGGCTCACGCCCTGGCGCGCGTAGAGGCTCGCGATGAGGGACTGGATGCGGAGGGGGGCCGGTCCGAGCCTCGACAGCGCCTTGCACGCCACGATGGCGCGCAGCAGTTGGCTGCCATGGGCCCAGGCCTTCGCGAGCCCCTCGTAGCCAGCGAGGGCCTCCTGCGTGCGCCCCTCCGATTCGAGTCGCCGGAACTCGGTGAGCGCCACGTCCAGACGCCCCCAAGCGGCCAGTTGCCCGGCTCGATCCCTCTGCCGAAGAAGGCTGTCCGCTCCGTCCGCCATTTGTCTCATGTTCTCGGAGAGCGCACGCTACCACCCCGCCCGGAATTGACTAGCGGTGTTTACCGGGTGAACTCCCAGACCGTGCACGCCTTGACCCTGGAAGCGCGTCACACCGAATCTTGAGAAACAGCAGTGCAACGCGCATGTCCGAGCCTACCGTCGGCGCTTCGATGCGGCCCGGGAGGGTGAAGGCAGCTTCTGCCCGCCGGCCAGTGCCGGGGCGAACAGCTCTCCCACCTTGTCCAGGCGCCGGCGCATCGTGCCGAGGGTGAAGCGGGTGGGATCCAACCGCCGGGTCACCTCGGACCACTTCAGGGGCGTGGACACCGGAGCGTGCGGCAGGGCGCGCAGCGAGTACGGCGCCACGAGCGTCTTGCCCCAGGCGTTCTGGTCCGCGTCCAGGTACAGCCGCCCCTGTCTCTGGCTCTTGGCTCGTGCGGTGGTGGCCAGCTCCGGGTGCTTCCGGGCGAGCTCCTCGAACGTCGCGTGGGCGAACTCCAGGACCTGCTCGTAGGTGTGCCCGGGAGCGAGCGGCACCAGCACGTGCAGGCCCCGCTTGCCAGAGGTCTTGGGCACGCTGTTCAGTTCCAACCCCTCCAGGTAGCGCCGCAACGAGGTGGTCAACTGGATGAGGTCATCGAAGGTCCCACTGCCCGGGTCCAGATCGAAGAACACCCAATCCGGCTCCTCCAGGTGCCCCACCCGGCTCGACCAGATGTGCAGGGTGAGCGCGGACTGGTTGGCGAGCCACAACAGCGACTCGGGCCGGTCCACCACCACGTGGGGCAGGTCTTTCGTCTCGTGGTGGATGCACGCGGTGGTGAGCCAGTCCGGCGTGCCCTTCACCCCCTGGCGGAAGAAGCCGGGCTCGTCCACTCCGCGCGGCCACTGTTGCAGCGCGAGCGGCCGTCCGGCGAGCGCCGGCACCATCAGGGGCGCCACGTCCCGGAAGTAGGCGAACACGTCCGCCTTGGTGAAGCCGGGCTCGGGGAAGAGGACCCGCTCTCCATGGGTGAGCGCCACCAGCGGCGTACGGCCCGCCCTGGAAGTGGTGGCCTCCTGCTCCTTCCGGGCCACGGCGGTCCTGCCCGCGGCCGCCGTCCCCCGGCGCGCCTTGGTCCCGGTCCGCCGGTGGGGGCCTCGCGCCGTGGACTTCTTCGTGCCCGGCCCACCCACCGGCGTGCTGCGCGGCCGCTCCCGCACGCACTCCTCGGGGCGCTTGTCGTTGCGCAAACCCTGGAAGGAGGGATGGCGCAGACGGCCATCCTCGGTCCACTCGGTGAAGGCTACCTGGGCCACGTAGCGCGGCTTCACCCAGCGCGCCTCCTCGTTGCGCAGGGCGTCCCGTACGAAGGGCGCGTCCTCCACCGGCGGCTTCTTCACCACGTCGCGCGACAGACGCGTGAGCAGCTCGCGCCGCACCTTCGCGCTGTAGCCCGTGCCCACCTTGCCCGCGTAGTGCCAGCCCTCACCCTCACGCACCGCCACCAGCAGCGAGCCGAGCTCCGGCCGCTCGTTGGCCATGGGCGTGAACCCCACGATGGCCACCTCCTGGTTGGCCTGCACCTTCAGCTTGAGCCACGTGGCGCTCCGGCCCGGCGTGTAGGGGCTGCCCACGCGCTTGGCCATGACGCCTTCCCACTCGTTCCGTCTCGCCTCCGCCAGCGCCTCGCTCGCGCTGCCCTCCACCCGCTCGGCGAGCACCACCGGTGGCTTCACCCGCGCGAGCAGCCGCTCGAGCCGCTCCCGGCGCTCCTCCAGCGGCAGGGCGCGCAGGTCCTCTCCCTCGAGCCACAGCAGGTCGAAGATGACGAAGCGCTCCTCGGCGCCCTGGCCGAGCAGTTGGAAGCGAGAGCGCCCCTGTGCGTCCAGGGCCACGATTTCTCCGTCCACCACCGCCTCGTGCTCGCCGAGCGTCTCGAGCGCCCGGGCAATGGCCGGGAAGCGGAGGGACAGATCCTTCCCGCCGCGCGACTGAAGCGCGACCCTGCCTCCCTGGAGCCCGGCGAGCGCGCGGAAGCCGTCGTACTTCACCTCGAAGAGCCAGTCGGCCCCCTCGGTGGCGTCCACCTGGGCGAGCGTCGCCAGCATGGGCGACCCCACCCGCTCCAGCAGGGCCTCGGGCGTGCGCACCCGTGCCACCCGGCGCGAGGGACTCGCCTTGCGCGCGGACTTCGCCGTGGGCTTCCGGGTGCGGCGCGTAGGCCCGCGGGTGACGCTCTGCCCGGACTTCACGGACTCGGGGCGCTCCTGCGCGACGTCGTAGCCGGCCCGCTCGGTGCCGTCCTTGGCCTTGAAGCACAACCACTGCGCCTTCTTCCCGCTGGGACGCGTGCGGATGAGGTGCCACTCCCCCTCGAGCTTCTGTCCGTGCAGCGCCACGTGCAGACGTCCCCGCGAGAGCTGCTCGGAGGCCTGGCCCGGCGGCACCGTGTCGAAGGTGCCCGAGTCCCAGAGAATCGAATCCCCCGCCCCATAGCTGCCCTCGGGGATGCGGCCCTCGAAGGTGGCGTAGGCCAGCGGATGGTCTTCGGTCTGCACCGCCAGCCGCTTGTCGGCGGGGTCGTAGCTGGGGCCCTTCGGAATGGCCCAGCTCACCAGCACCCCGTCTATCTCCAGCCGCAGATCGTAATGCAGCCGCGTGGCGTCGTGCTTGTGCACCACGAAGACGGGTCCACTCCCACCGCGTGGAGCCGGAACCTCCGGGGCGGGCTCGGAAGTGCTGGTGAAGTCACGCTTCTCACGGTAGGTACGCAATCGCTCCCGGGCGGAGCCACTGGGTCGTCGAGGGGTCGCCATACCCACAGGGTTGGCACGCCCGGCCGTTCCGGCAAAAGCCCGCCCGGCGGTCCACTGCCCTCCGCTCACGAAGAGACGCGAGGGGAGCTGGCGAGCAAGCGCCTTGCTGGCTGGGGGTCCCCCACCAGCAAGGCGGAGACATCGTCCAGGGTCAGTCCCCAGTGTACAGTGAAAAGCCATGAATGAAGGTCAGCTGGATGACGTGACCACACTCAGCCGGCCGAAACGGAGCGTCGGCGCTCAATCCGTTCGCCTCGTTCCAGCCCTGACCATCGTCTCGCATCCCGACATGTGGCGGGTGGGAGAGCAGCTCCTGCTGCGCGAGGTGCTCGCCGGTGGAGAGGTGTCCCTGTCCCGGATGGCGCCGGAGTTCGTGCGGCCCGGTGGCGCCCCGGGAGCACCCCTCGCCGATCGCGGCCTGAGCAGGAAGCCGCTGCGCTTCATGTCCGCCGGAGAGGGGCGGCTGCGGCTGCTCGTCGAGGAGGGGGGCACCCAGGTGGTGGCGGGCGAGCCGATCCGGGGAGGCCGGGAGTTCGGACCCGAGGAGCTGACCGCGGGCGTTCCGCTCGAGCTCGCCGAGCGCGTGGTGCTCCTCCTGCACCTGATGGAGCCCGAGACGGACGAGCCCTCCCCGGACGCGCTGGGCATGGTGGGTGAGAGCGCGAGCACCCGGCGCGTGCGCGCGCACATCGAGCAGATCGCCGACCTGGAGGTCCCGGTGCTCATCCGGGGCGAGACGGGAACGGGCAAGGAGCTGGTGGCTCGCGCCATCCACGAGCGGAGCAAGCGCCGGGGCGAGAAGTTCATCAGCGTGAACCTGGGCGCCATCCCCAAGGAGCTGGCCGCCGCGGAGCTCTTCGGCGCGCACAAGGGTGCCTATACGGGCGCCACGCGGGACCGCGAGGGCTTCTTCCGCGCCGCCCAGGGGGGCACCCTGTTCCTCGACGAGGTGGGTGAAGCGCCCCCCGAAGTCCAGGTGATGCTGCTGCGCGTGCTGGAGACGGGCGAGATGTACCCGGTGGGCGGGCACACGCCCCTGACCACGGACGTGCGCCTCGTCGCCGCGACGGATGCCAACCTGGAGGCGCGCATCCAGGAGGGACGCTTCAAGGCCCCGCTGCTGCACCGGCTGACCGGCTATGACATCCGCGTGCCCCCGCTGCGCGAGCGCCGCGAGGACATCGGTCTGCTCTTCCTCCACTTCGCCCGCGAGGAGCTCGAGGCCATCGGCGAGTCCTGGCGCCTGTCCCACACCGATTCCTCCGCCGAGCCGTGGCTGCCGGCCTCGCTGGCGGCCCGCCTCGTCCGCTACTCCTGGCCCGGCAACATCCGCCAGCTGCGCAACGTGGTCCGGCAGCTGGTCATCGCCAGCCGGGGCCTGCCCCACCTGCGGGTCGATCCCCGGATCGAGCGCGAGCTGGGCTCCGCCCTGCCCTTCCCCGCCGGACGCGCCCTCACCGCCCCGGAGACGCCGACACCCAGGACCCCCCCCGTCCCCCGCCGCAAACCCTCGGACATCACCGAGCAGGAGCTCATCGCCGCACTGCGGGAGAACTCCTGGGACCTCAAACCCACGGCGGATCAGCTCGGCATCTCCCGGACCTCCATCTATGACCTGATCGAGCGCAGCAAGAGCATCCGGACCGCGGGAGACCTGAGCACGGAGGAGATCACCCGTTGCCACCACGAGTGTCAGGGCAACCTGGACGCCATGGTGGAGCGCCTGGAGGTCTCCAAGCAGGCCCTGCGCCGCCGCATCAAGGAGCTGGGGCTCGAGCCCTGAAGAAGCGCCCTGGACACGGCTCGACACCTCTCGACATGTCGAGCCCCACTCCAAGGGTCGGATTTCCCGGTAATTTCCCGTGGGTAGAGCGGGAGCACGTGCCCCACCGGGACGGCATGTGCCTTGCTCTGGTCCGCGACTGCCCGAGATGAGGTAGATTCCCGGGCGTTGGCGATATTCACGAAGAAGGAGGGGATGCCATGCAGCGCGAGAAGACCTCTGTCATTGATGACCATACGAACGAGTCCATGCCGGGAGTGGCGCTGCGGGTGACGGCGAACGCGAAGCGCCAGAACCCGAGCGCTCCGAACACCACCTACAGCCTGGGCCGGGTGGGCACGAGCGTGGATGAGGGCGGCAGCCACACGGATCCGCCCGACGTGGAAGGCTGAGGGAAGCCGCTCCTCGCCGCATCTCGCGGCCGGTTGACTACCGCGAGCTGGCGAGGAGCCGCCGCAAGCGCGAGAGCTGACGTTGGCCTTCGCGCGCGAGGTTGTGATTGCTCGCCAGCGCCTGCTCGAGCTCCTCGCGGATCCGCTCGAGCTCCCGCGCCTCCGGCTGCGCCGCCAGCTCCACCCGCGTGAGGTCCAGGCTCGCGTGCAGGAGCAGCGCATCCGCCCACCGCGGACGCCCCTTCGACAACCCGTCGGCCAGCACGAGCCCCCGTTCCAGGATGGGAAGGGGCTCGTGTCCCGCTTCCTTCCGCCAGAGGGCCCACTCCCGGAGGAAGTGGCCGAAGGCCAGACGTGCATCCCGGCTCTCGGGCTCGGACTCGAGTGTCTTCTGGAAGGCCGCCGCCGCCGCCTCGAAGTCCTCGCCCCGTGCCTGTCCCCGCCGGACCTTCCAGAGGACCTGGGTGGCCTGTACCTCCGCGAGGCCCAGCAAGGTGACTCCCGCCCGGGGATTGCGGGCGAGCGCCTGCTGGAGCGCCTCGGAGGCCCGGGACAGGAGCTTGCTGGGCTCTCTCCCCTGCTCCAGCTCGAAGGCGGCCCAGGTCCGAAGGGCCCTGCCCAGGTTCGCCCGTGGCAGGGGGTGCTCCGGTGCCTGTTCGATGGCCTGCTGGTACGCCCGCTCGGCCGCGCGCAGGGCCGGAGCCGGATCCTCTCCCCGGGCGAGCAGGTACCCGGCGCGCCTTGAATTCAGCCAGCCGAGGTTGTTGTAGGCGGAGAACTTCCGCGGAGCCACGCGGAGGGCCTGTTCGAAGACGGCCTGGGCCCGCTCCAGCCAGGGGGCGGGCTCTCCACCCCGGTCCCAGGCCTCCTGCCCCAGCTCGGCCAGGACCACGCCCTTGCTGTTGAGGCGGAACGCGGACCCGGCATTGAGGGCGAGCCCCGCCTCGTACCTCGCGAGCGCCTGCTCCCACTCGGGCCGCGCATCCTCGCCCCGGGCCCTGCGCCTGCTGGCGAGCACCTCGTGATACCGCCCCTCGTAGTCATGGAGCACCGCATGGCGGGGATTGAGCGCCCGCGCCTTCACCAGCGCCACCCGGGCCTGCTCCAGGTCCTCGATGGACTCGCGGCCATTCGAACGGGAGGCGCGCAGGAGGTACGCGTTGACGAGATCGAGCCAGCCGAGCATCTGGCTCTCGTCCATCTGGATGGCCTC from Archangium lipolyticum includes the following:
- the ligD gene encoding DNA ligase D — encoded protein: MRTYREKRDFTSTSEPAPEVPAPRGGSGPVFVVHKHDATRLHYDLRLEIDGVLVSWAIPKGPSYDPADKRLAVQTEDHPLAYATFEGRIPEGSYGAGDSILWDSGTFDTVPPGQASEQLSRGRLHVALHGQKLEGEWHLIRTRPSGKKAQWLCFKAKDGTERAGYDVAQERPESVKSGQSVTRGPTRRTRKPTAKSARKASPSRRVARVRTPEALLERVGSPMLATLAQVDATEGADWLFEVKYDGFRALAGLQGGRVALQSRGGKDLSLRFPAIARALETLGEHEAVVDGEIVALDAQGRSRFQLLGQGAEERFVIFDLLWLEGEDLRALPLEERRERLERLLARVKPPVVLAERVEGSASEALAEARRNEWEGVMAKRVGSPYTPGRSATWLKLKVQANQEVAIVGFTPMANERPELGSLLVAVREGEGWHYAGKVGTGYSAKVRRELLTRLSRDVVKKPPVEDAPFVRDALRNEEARWVKPRYVAQVAFTEWTEDGRLRHPSFQGLRNDKRPEECVRERPRSTPVGGPGTKKSTARGPHRRTGTKARRGTAAAGRTAVARKEQEATTSRAGRTPLVALTHGERVLFPEPGFTKADVFAYFRDVAPLMVPALAGRPLALQQWPRGVDEPGFFRQGVKGTPDWLTTACIHHETKDLPHVVVDRPESLLWLANQSALTLHIWSSRVGHLEEPDWVFFDLDPGSGTFDDLIQLTTSLRRYLEGLELNSVPKTSGKRGLHVLVPLAPGHTYEQVLEFAHATFEELARKHPELATTARAKSQRQGRLYLDADQNAWGKTLVAPYSLRALPHAPVSTPLKWSEVTRRLDPTRFTLGTMRRRLDKVGELFAPALAGGQKLPSPSRAASKRRR
- a CDS encoding sigma 54-interacting transcriptional regulator, coding for MNEGQLDDVTTLSRPKRSVGAQSVRLVPALTIVSHPDMWRVGEQLLLREVLAGGEVSLSRMAPEFVRPGGAPGAPLADRGLSRKPLRFMSAGEGRLRLLVEEGGTQVVAGEPIRGGREFGPEELTAGVPLELAERVVLLLHLMEPETDEPSPDALGMVGESASTRRVRAHIEQIADLEVPVLIRGETGTGKELVARAIHERSKRRGEKFISVNLGAIPKELAAAELFGAHKGAYTGATRDREGFFRAAQGGTLFLDEVGEAPPEVQVMLLRVLETGEMYPVGGHTPLTTDVRLVAATDANLEARIQEGRFKAPLLHRLTGYDIRVPPLRERREDIGLLFLHFAREELEAIGESWRLSHTDSSAEPWLPASLAARLVRYSWPGNIRQLRNVVRQLVIASRGLPHLRVDPRIERELGSALPFPAGRALTAPETPTPRTPPVPRRKPSDITEQELIAALRENSWDLKPTADQLGISRTSIYDLIERSKSIRTAGDLSTEEITRCHHECQGNLDAMVERLEVSKQALRRRIKELGLEP
- a CDS encoding cyclic nucleotide-binding domain-containing protein, whose amino-acid sequence is MALTEFRRLESEGRTQEALAGYEGLAKAWAHGSQLLRAIVACKALSRLGPAPLRIQSLIASLYARQGVSPSNEGTGPLSSAELESLLERENPALSVPIFSMLDRDAFVALLDAVEVRTFAAGQTVVREGEPGASMVFMAEGRADIVRTLEDGSRQAGPSVVEGGAFGELTLLVEGPRSAGLVAAVPSVLLELTRERLVEVAGRHPLLIRVVEAFCRRRAVDNLLRTHPMFSLLPYEQQRVVAREFRLQRVEAGTTLLTAGATGDAVYLLLRGRCTPYHVHPDGHETPYPVLREGDVLGEISLLLDKPVTAMVRADVQCLLLRLDRSACERHIFSQPGMRDALMRIGAERLRRTARVLAERSLPEGDPGL